One window of the Benincasa hispida cultivar B227 chromosome 3, ASM972705v1, whole genome shotgun sequence genome contains the following:
- the LOC120074310 gene encoding uncharacterized protein LOC120074310, translating to MEKVSTDCPYPGCFFCVMKEGNPSKRRASILKFFRELPSQDDDGQVLPISGLWNTAMAHPNDPEFIELGIFECMSALIWKGLKNRRWLSHDQNIYIPYYAAHIIGSYTMNMEEFAESAVHAGVIPPLVELLRGRLTWVEQRVAVRALGHLATYASTFPAVASHAEILELAIQLAMSSLEIVYTHFYQYVDRRLSYHCDLLTRGMGGVEMESRKAEEWASQLQCWSLQLINCFAFKPEFLPTICKPEFLVKLPGMWGGLVNENSPAGIGLLRTICHHKLGRGPVASCPSIIEALCNISRSSDDWQSMAIDCLMWLLQDPNTSHKVIDKAAPTLLDLAEISSLGDHRKLGESIINVLQECVQSQGAGRNSISNRTKEQIEELLKSRQRLKWEKNMPKEDLRIKQAAALVIKLEGNSMFSSGNISAAASKYSEALALCPMRSKKERVVLYSNRAQCYLLLQEPLAAIGDATRALCLHNPVNRHAKSLWRRAQAYDMLGLAKESLLDAILFINECSQSNDPDLSLRQNKVPDYAERLVKKQMRAAWLFREAAIKHGNVQCEDGAGDIYGRETDDSEWETASESDIGNDGRDEMGDEEDDDEDCDWKDEDKYDKSSIKEM from the exons ATGGAGAAAGTATCCACAGACTGTCCTTATCCAGGATGTTTCTTTTGTGTCATGAAAGAAGGAAATCCTAGTAAGCGCAGAGCGAGTATCTTGAAATTCTTTAGAGAACTTCCTTCTCAAGATGATGATGGTCAAGTCCTCCCTATTAGTGGCCTTTGGAACACAGCAATGGCACATCCTAACGATCCTGAATTTATCGAATTGGGGATATTTGAATGTATGTCTGCACTTATATGGAAGGGACTGAAAAATCGTCGCTGGCTTTCTCACGACCAAAACATTTATATTCCATATTACGCTGCGCATATCATTGGATCCTACACGATGAACATGGAGGAGTTTGCAGAAAGTGCTGTGCATGCTGGGGTGATTCCACCACTAGTTGAACTTCTGAGGGGAAGATTAACTTGGGTTGAGCAGAGGGTAGCTGTTCGTGCCCTCGGTCATCTAGCTACGTATGCAAGTACTTTTCCTGCTGTGGCTAGTCATGCTGAGATACTCGAACTCGCAATTCAACTGGCTATGAGTTCTCTTGAAATTGTTTATACTCACTTTTACCAGTATGTGGACAGAAGGCTTAGTTATCACTGTGATCTGCTTACTCGTGGGATGGGCGGGGTCGAGATGGAATCCAGGAAAGCAGAGGAATGGGCCAGTCAGTTACAGTGTTGGTCCTTACAACTCATCAACTGCTTTGCATTCAAACCTGAGTTTCTTCCGACTATATGCAAGCCCGAATTCCTAGTAAAGCTACCTGGCATGTGGGGTGGTCTTGTTAATGAAAATTCACCAGCTGGTATTGGTTTATTAAGAACAATCTGCCATCATAAACTTGGTAGGGGACCTGTTGCTAGCTGTCCCAGTATTATTGAAGCATTGTGTAACATTTCCCGTTCTTCCGACGATTGGCAGTCTATGGCAATTGACTGTCTGATGTGGTTGCTTCAGGATCCAAATACAAGTCATAAG GTGATCGACAAAGCTGCACCTACACTTTTGGATCTTGCAGAGATATCATCTCTGGGTGATCACCGGAAACTGGGAGAATCCATAATTAATGTTCTTCAGGAATGTGTCCAGTCACAAGGGGCCGGACGCAATTCTATCAGCAATCGTACAAAGGAACAGATCGAAGAACTCTTAAAGTCAAGGCAGAGACTCAAATGGGAAAAGAACATGCCAAAAGAGGATCTCCGAATCAAGCAGGCTGCAGCGCTAGTTATAAAGCTCGAAGGAAATTCCATGTTTTCATCAGGAAATATATCTGCAGCTGCATCCAAGTACTCAGAAGCGCTAGCATTATGTCCCATGAGATCCAAAAAGGAACGAGTTGTTCTGTACAGTAACCGTGCCCAGTGTTATCTTCTGTTGCAGGAGCCCTTGGCTGCCATTGGTGATGCCACACGTGCTCTCTGTCTTCACAATCCTGTAAACCGTCACGCTAAAAGTCTTTGGAGAAGAGCTCAGGCCTATGATATGCTTGGCCTGGCCAAAGAAAGTCTGTTGGATGCCATATTGTTCATAAACGAGTGCTCTCAGTCCAACGACCCTGATCTTTCACTAAGGCAAAACAAGGTTCCTGACTACGCCGAGCGACTTGTTAAGAAGCAGATGCGTGCGGCTTGGTTATTCCGGGAGGCAGCTATTAAACATGGAAATGTCCAATGTGAAGATGGTGCTGGTGATATCTATGGTAGAGAGACTGATGATTCGGAATGGGAAACAGCCAGTGAAAGTGATATCGGTAATGATGGAAGGGACGAAATGggggatgaagaagatgacgaTGAAGATTGCGATTGGAAGGATGAAGATAAATACGATAAATCTTCAATCAAAG AGATGTAG